TCGGGCACGTCGAGGTGGCGGATGTTCTCGGCCTTGAGGCCGAGGTCGTGGAACCACGCCTCGCAGTCCGCGACCCAGCGGTCGAACCACTCGGGCGCGTCGGCGGGCGGCACGAAGAACTCGATCTCCATCTGCTCGAACTCGCGCGTGCGGAAGATGAAGTTGCCTGGCGTGATCTCGTTGCGGAACGACTTGCCGATCTGCCCGATGCCGAACGGCGGCTTGCGACGGGCGGTCGTCACGACGTTGTTGAAGTTCACGAAGATGCCCTGCGCCGTCTCGGGGCGCAGGTAGTGCAGGCCCTCCTCGTCGTCGACGGGGCCGAGGTACGTCTTCATGAGGCCGGAGAACGAGCGCGGCTCGGTCCACGAGCCGGGCTGGCCGGTCTCGGGGTCCTTGATGTCGGCGAGGCCGTTCTCGGGCGGGTGGCCGTGCTTGGCCTCGTACGCCTCGATGAGGTGGTCGGCGCGATAGCGCTTGTGCGTGTGCAGCGACTCGACGAGCGGGTCGGTGAACGTCGCGACGTGGCCGGAGGCGTGCCACACCTTCTGCGGCAGGATGATCGACGAGTCGAGGCCGACCATGTCGTCGCGGCCCTGCACGAACGTCTTCCACCACTGGCGCTTGATGTTCTCCTTCAGCGCCACGCCGAGGGGTCCGTAGTCCCAGGACGACCGCGAGCCGCCGTAGATCTCACCGGCCTGGAAGACGAATCCGCGACGCTTCGCGAGATTGATGACCTGGTCGAGACGGCTCGTGGGCATGATGCTCCTGGATCATGCGCGCCGGAGTGCGCGCTGGGCTCTGTGGGGACGTTCGATCCTACTCGCGACGGGTGACGCGACGGTGCACGTCGACGCCGCGTCGCGCGTCGGGTCGGCGCTGCTCAGGAGCAGGGGACGCGCACGTGGCCGTCGTCGCCCTCGACCGACAGCGGCCGGTCGCGCAGCACCGTGAGCGGCGGCACGTCGCCGGCCTCGCACATCGCCGCGAAGTCGTCCTCGGACGTCGACTCGACGTACTCGATGTCGACGTGCCGGTCGCCGTAGAGCTCGGCGTAGGCGGCGCACTCCTCGTACTGCCCGCACTCCTCGGTGACGACGAGGTCGAAGCCCGCGCCCGGTCCCGCCTCGCCGGCGTCGAGCGCGTTCTTCTGCGCCGCCCACAGCCCCTCGTCGTGCGCGGCGTCGACGAGCAGGGCGGCGAGCGCCATGTTGCCCTCCATCGTGAGGCCGTCGAAGCGGGTCCACGAGTCGAGGTTGTCGAACTCGACCGCGTCGTAGCCGTCGCTCGCGCACCCGGCGATCCACGGCGTGACGATCGCGGCGATCTGCTCGCGCTGCTCGGGCGTGGAGGTGTCGAGCGCCATCTCGTCGGGCCAGCCCGGGTCGATCGCCGGCTCCCCCGCCGCGTCGCGCAGCACGAGGTCGGGATGCTCCTCGAGCCACCACTCCCCGTCGGCGGGCTGCGTCTGGAACCCGTTGAGGTAGCAGATCGAGAACGCGCCCTCGGCAGGAGGATCGGAGGCGTCGCGCGCGACGATCGTCGTGCCCGGTGCCGGGTCGTAGGCGCCGCCGAGCTGGTAGTCGATCGCGCCCTGCGACGCCTGCGCCCAGCGGTCGGCGACGTCGTCGGCAGTCACCCTCGGCGCGGGATCGGATGCCGTGCAGCCCACGAGCGAGACGCTCGCGGCGAGCACGAGCACGGCAGGTCGGATGCGCATGGACCGCATCCTCGCAGCCGGCACGTCAGCGACGACGACGACGGCTGCGCAGCGCGGCACCGGCACCGACCGCCGCAGCGGCTGCGGCGACGAGGCCCCAGCCGACGACCGCGCCCGTGGGAGGCAGCGACGATCCGATGGGCGGGTCGGTGGGTGCGGGCGTCGGTGCGGGCGCGGAGGGCACGGGCGTCGTGGGCGGCGCCGTGGTCGGCGGATCGGTCGTGGGCGGCGCGGTCGTCGGCGGCACGTTGGCCTCGGCGATCGTGATCGTCACCTGGTGCGTCGCGGCCGGCTCGAGGCCGTTGTCGGCGACGTAGTCGACGACGTACTCCCCCGCCGGACCTTCGGGGATGCCCGTGATCGCGGCCGTCGCGGCGTCGACCTCGAGGCCAGCGGGGAGCCCGGTGGCGACCGCGTCGGCCTCGGGCACGCCGCGGTAGAAGGTCGGCGCGTACGAGAAGGCCTCGCCGATCGTGGCCTCGGCGGTCGCGGGGCCGTCGATCGCGGGCAGCGCGAGCACGTCGATCGTGAAGGTCGCGGGATCCGACGTGCCCTCCTCGTCGGTCGCGGTGGCCTCGAACGCGTACGAGCCGGTCTGCTCGGGCACGCCGGTCACGACGCCCTGCGCATCCACCGCGAGCCCCGCGGGCACGGCGGCCTCGTCGACGACCGCGAGGGTCGAGCCCTCGGGGATGCCCGGGATCTGCGTCTCGTAGTCGCGACCGACGACGCCGTACGGCAGCGCGGCGCCCGGCAGCTCGGGGATGACCCCGACCTCGAACGTCGCAGCCGAGTAGCAGTGGGGCGAGCGCGGGTACATGTCGGCGATCGTGAGGATCCAGTCGCCGGTGGCGAGCTCGCCGTCGAAGGCAGCGAGGGGCTGCGTCGGACGGAAGCTGCCGGTCTCGGGCTCGCCGTCGTTCGTCGAGCCGACGAGCGGCACGGCAGGGTCGTCGAGCAGGAGCACGTCGACGGGGTCGGGCGTCGGGGCGGTGCCGCCGGGCGTGAGCGGGTCGACGAAGCCCGGGTACGAGGCGGTGCCGTTGCCGGGGAAGTCGTCGCCGGCGATGAGCGTCACGGTCGTCCCCGCCGGCGACGTGAGGGTGTACTGGATGTCGGCGAAGTAGATGCCGTAGGTCTCGCCGTCGCCGTCGACGCCGGGCGTGCACGAGTACTGCGCCTGCGTGAAGCGGAGTCCGATCTCCACGCGACCGACGCGTCCACCGCCGTCGACGGTGAAGACCCGCTGGCTCGTCGTCGGCGTCGACGGGCCGCCCGGGAACGGCGCGGTCGCGTCGAGCTCGACGCCCGTCGCATCGCCGTCGTCGTATGAGAGCGCGGATGCGGGCGCGGCGACGCCGAGCAGCACGAAGGCGGCGGCGAGGAGCCCGATGGGTGCGATGCGACGCATGGGCTCAATGTACGGCACGTCCAGGCCCCTGTCAGCAGGCGCTCCGGAAGCGTTCACGGCGTGCAGAGGCGTCGTGCCGGCTCGCTCGATGGCGAGCCGGCACGACGTCGCTCAGGCGCGGCGGCGTCGAAGCAGCATCGCGCCCGCGATGAGCAGCATCGCCGCGAGTGCGCCGAGCCAGCCCACGACCTCGCCGCCCGTCTCGGGCGAGCCGCGTCAGACGGTGGGCGCGTCGATCGCCCCGCCGAAGCGGCGCTCGCGACCGGTGTACACGTCGATCGCGCGCCACAGGTCCGTGCGCGAGAAGTCCGGCCACAGCGTGTCGAGGAACACCATCTCGGCGTATGCACCCTGCCACGTGAGGAAGTTCGAGATGCGCTGCTCCCCCGACGACCGCACGTACAGGTCGACGTCGGGGATGTCGGGCAGGTACATGCGCGAGCGGATGAGCCGCTCGGTCACGCCCGAGGGCTTGAGCCTGCCCGCCGCGACGTCCTCGGCGATCGAGCGCACGGCATCCGCGATCTCGACCGTGCCACCGTAGTTGATGCACATCGTCAGCGTCATGCGCGAGTTGTCGGCCGTGAGGCGCTCGGCGACCTGCAGCTCGTCGATGACCGAGCGCCACAGGCGCGGGCGTCGGCCGGCCCAGCGGATGCGCACGCCCCAGTCGTGCAGCTGGTCGCGGCGGCGGTGCAGCACCTTGCGGTTGAAGCCCATGAGGAAGCGCACCTCGGCGGGGTCGCGCTTCCAGTTCTCGGTCGAGAACGCGTACACCGACAGGTGCTGGACGCCGGCCTGCAGCGCGCCGGCGACGACGTCGAGCAGCACCTCCTCGCCTGCCTGGTGCCCCTCGATGCGCGTCTTGCCCTGCCGGTTGGCCCAGCGGCCGTTGCCGTCCATGATCACGGCGACGTGGGCGGGCACCGAACCCGGCTCGTAGGCGGGCGGCTGCTGGCCCGTCCAGTCGATCGGCTTCGACGCGACGGCGTCGGGGTGCCTCGGGATGCGTCGCTCGCTCATCGGAGTCGAGGCTACTGCTGCGGCGAGCGGTCGACGTGCTCGAGCGACCGCAGGCCGCGCTCGAGGTGCCACTGCACCCACGCGCCGACGATGCCGGATGCGCGCCCGCGGGCGCGTTCGCCCGTCGCGTCGGCCACGGCCCAGTCGCCCGCGAGCAGCGCTCCGAGCAGGCCGACCGTCTCGGGATCGAGCCTCGCGACGCCCGGCGGGGCGTACGCGTCGGCGACCATGCCGCCGAGCTGCGGCACGAACGCCGTGTGCGGGCCGGACTCCCCCGACACGGCGCAGTCGCCGAACGTCGGCGCCCATCCCGCGATCGCCATGGCGCGCAGCAGGTACGAGTCGAGCGTGAGGCCCGGGTCGTGCTCGGCGCGCGACAGCGACCGCAGCGCGCCGACGAGCAGCAGGTACTGCTGCACCGACGCGTCGTGGTCGGTGAGCCGGTCGGCCGTCTCGACCATGGCGGCGGCGGCCGTGTAGCGCGGGTAGTCGACCATGATCTGGTCGGCGTACGAGCCGAGCGTCTCGGCCTGCGTCACGATGTCGAGGCTGCGACCCACGGCGAGCTGCAGGTCGGCGACCATGAACGGCTCGAGGCGTGCGCCGAACCTCGACGAGGTTCGGCGCACGCCCTTCGCGACGGCGCGCACCTTGCCGTGCTCGCGCGTCAGCAGCACCACGATGCGGTCGGCCTCGCCGAGGTGGTGCGTCGTGAGCACCACGCCCTCGTCGCGGTAGACCGGCATCGTGGCGCTCGGCTCAGGCCGAGGCGGCGCTCGCGCCCGCGGCGACGCGCATGCGCAGCCCGCGGTTCACGGCCGACACGATCGCGCGGAGCGACGCGTGCGACGTGGAGTGGTCGATGCCGACGCCCCAGAACCGCTCGCCGCCGAGCTCGAGCTCGACGTACGACGCGGCCTGCGCATCCTGACCCGCGGCGAGCGTGTGCTCGACGTAGTCGAGCAGCGACACCTCGACGCCCTCGGCCTTCAGCAGCGACAGCAGCGCGTCGATCGGGCCGTTGCCCGACGACTCGGCGTCGCGCAGCGTCTGCTCGTCGCGCAGCACCACCGTGAGGCGCGTCTCGCCGCCGAGCGACGACTGCGACGCGACCTCGCGCAGCTCGAAGCGGCCCCACTGGTCCTCGGCCTCGCGCGACGGGTTCGGCAGGTACTCGTCGCCGAAGATCTGCCAGATCGCGTCGCTCGACACCTCTCCACCCTCGGAGTCGGTGCGGGCCTGCACGATGTTCGAGAACTCCACCTGCAGACGGCGCGGCAGGTCGAGCCCGTGGTCGGTCTTCAGCAGGTAGGCGACGCCGCCCTTGCCCGACTGCGAGTTCACGCGGATGACGGCCTCGTACGAGCGGCCGACGTCCTTCGGGTCGATCGGCAGGTACGGCACGGCCCACGGCATCTCGTCGACGCTCTTGCCGGCGGCGGCGGCGTCGGCGGCCATGCGCTCGAAGCCCTTCTTGATCGCATCCTGGTGCGAGCCCGAGAAGGCGGTGTAGACGAGGTCGCCCGCCCACGGCGAGCGCTCGGGCACGCGCAGCTGGTTGCAGTGCTCGGCGGTGCGGCGGATGTGGTCGAGGTCCGAGAAGTCGATCTCGGGGTCGATGCCCTGCGTCAGCAGGTTGAGGCCCAGCGCGACGAGGTCGACGTTGCCGGTGCGCTCGCCGTTGCCGAACAGGCAGCCCTCGATGCGGTCGGCGCCGGCCATGTAGCCGAGCTCGGCGGCGGCGATGCCCGTGCCGCGGTCGTTGTGCGGGTGCAGCGACAGGATGACCGACTCGCGGCGGGCGAGGTGGCGGTGCATCCACTCGATCGAGTCGGCGTACACGTTGGGCGTCGCCATCTCGACGGTCGCGGGCAGGTTGATGATGACGGGGCGCTCGGGGCGCGCATCGAGCACCTCGATGATCGCGTTGCAGACGTCGAGCGCGTAGTCGAGCTCGGTGCCCGTGTACGACTCGGGGCTGTACTCGTAGCGCACCTGCGTGTGCTGCAGCATGCCCTCGAGCTCGAGGCACAGCCTCGCCCCGTCGACGGCGATCTGCTTCACGCCCTCGCGGTCGGAGCGGAAGACGACGTCGCGCTGCAGCACGCTCGTCGAGTTGTAGATGTGCACGATCGCCTGCTTGGCGCCGTCGATCGCCTCGAACGTGCGGCGGATGAGGTGGTCGCGGCACTGCGTCAGCACCTGGATCGTCACGTCGTCGGGGATGAGCCCGTCGTCGATGAGCTGGCGCACGAAGTCGAAGTCGGTCTGGCTCGCCGAGGGGAAGCCGACCTCGATCTCCTTGTAGCCCATGTCGACGAGCAGCTGGAACATGATCCGCTTGCGCTCGGGGGTCATGGGCTCGATGAGCGCCTGGTTGCCGTCGCGCAGGTCGACGGCGCACCAGAGCGGGGCCTTCTCGATGCGCTGGGAGGGCCACGTGCGATCGGGCAGCTCCACCCGGATCTGCTCGTGGTACGGGACGTAGCGATGCGCCGGCATGCCCGACGGCTGCTGCATGCTCTTCATGCTGGATGCTCCTGGGGTCGGATCGACTCCGGGCTGCGCAAGGACTCCGCGGCGAGGAGGCCCGGGTTCTAGGCCTCGCCGCGGCGGCGAAGGAGGAGCAGCGAGGAGCGCATGCGGCAACCCTACTCCCCTTTCGAGGCTCGCACCGCACGCGCTCCGCGCCTGCGTCAGGCGACGCGCAGCGCCTCGACGGGTGCGATGCGGCGCGCCTTCGCCGTCGCGGGCGCTGCGGCGGCGAGCGCCACGATGGCCGCGGCGACGACCGTGCCGGCCAGCAGCAGCGGCGGCACCGTGAGCACGACGGGGCCGATGCCGTACGACGAGGCGAAAAGCGTCCACACGGCGACCCAGCCGAGCGAGGCGCCGAGCAGCACCCCACCCACGAGCGCGACGACCGCGATCGCGACGGTCTCGGCCGTCACCATCCACCGCACCTGCGCGCTCGTCATGCCGAGCGCGCGCAGCAGCCCGATCTCGCGCGTGCGCTGCCGCACGGCCGTGAGCATGCTCGTGACGAAGCCGAGCACGGCGACGATCGCGGAGGCGCCCACGAGCACGCCGAGCGCGAGCACGACGCCGTCGACGAGGCGCGTGATCTCGACGACGTAGACGGGGTCCCGCTCGATGGCGATGAGCGCACCACGCATCGTGGCGCCGGCGGTCGCGAGCAGCACCACGGTGGCGATGCCGACCATGAGCGCGAGCACGAGGCCGCTCGAGCGCTCGCGCGCGTCCTGCGCCGAGCGCACGGCGGCGCGCGCCGGCACCGAGGCGCCGAGGATGCGGCCGACGACGCCGAGCACGGGCACGAGCACCGCGGGAGCGACGCCGATGATGCCGATCGACAGCAGCACGCCGCCGCCGACGGCGACGAGGATCGCGAAGGGGCTCACGGGCGCGATCGCGACGGCGCCGGCGAGCACGACGACCGCGAGGCCGAGCACGACGAGGGATGCGATGGGCCGACGGGCGCGGCGCGGCTGCGCGGCGGAGACGCCGAGCGCCTCGATGGGCGTGACGTCGAGCACGCCGCGCGTGCCCGACCGGGTGACGGCGGCGACGGCGATCGCGATGCCGACGACGGGCGCGATGGCCGTGGGCGGCACGAGCGACGTGTCGGCGCCCTCGACGAGCCCGGAGGCGCCGAGCGCCGCCTGCACGCCGAGCCCGAGCGCTGCGCCGAGCACGGCGCCGCCGAGCGTGCCCGCGATGCCCGCGACGAGCGACGACCGCAGCACGCGCGAGCGCTCCTGCCTGCTCGAGGCCCCGAGCAGGCGGCGCAGCGCGATGAGCGAGCGCTGCTCCTCGACGACGTGCTGCACGGTCGTGCGGGCGACGATCGCCGAGACGAGCACCGACACGACCGTGATGCACACGACGGCGAGGCCCGCGAGCACGGGCGCAGCGCCGGAGGCGAGCAGCTCGGAGGAGAGCACGAGGGTGAAGAGCATCTCGGTGATGCTCGTCAGCAGCACGGCGAAGCAGGCGGCGACGGCCGTGACGGCCACGGTGGGCACGTGCGAGCGGCTCATGCGACGGGCTCCTGCAGCGCGAGCATGCGCGACGCGATCGCGGCGCGGTCGAGGCCGCGCTCGTCGCCGCGGATGCGGCCGTCGGCGAGCAGCACGACGCGGTCGGCGGCCTCGGCGGCGATGGGGTCGTGCGTCACCATGCAGATCGCCTGCCCGTGCTCGCGCGCGGCCTGCTGCAGGATCGCGAGCACGTCGGCGGCCGTGCGCGAGTCGAGGTTGCCCGTCGGCTCGTCGGCGAACACGATCGTCGGCCGGGTGGCGAGGGCGCGGGCGATGGCGACGCGCTGCTGCTGCCCGCCCGAGAGCTCGCCGGGTCGGTGGTCGATGCGGCCCGACAGCCCGAGCCACGACACGAGCAGGTCAATGAGCGCGTCGTCGGCGCGGCGGCCGGCGAGGTCGAACGGCAGACGGATGTTGTCGCGCGCCGACAGCGTGGGCACGAGGTTGAACGCCTGGAAGACGAAGCCGACGCGGTCGCGGCGCAGGCGGGTCAGCGATGCGTCGTCGAGGCCCACGAGCTCGGCGTCGCCGATGCGCACCGAGCCGGTCGTCGGGGCGTCGAGGCCGGCGGCGAGGTGCATGAGCGTCGACTTGCCCGAGCCGGAGGGCCCCATGATGGCGACGAACTCGCCGGGATCGATCGCGAGCGAGACGCCGTCGAGCGCGACGACGGCGGCGTCGCCGACGCCGTAGCGCCGCGTGACGTCGGTGAGCTGGAGTGCCGGGGAGGAGTGCATGCTCCCACTCTCCGTCGCCGGCGCCGGATGCCGCGTCATCCGCGTGTGCGGATCGCGTCCTCCGAGCGGATGAGGTCGCTCAGACGAGGCCGTGCGCGTGCGCGAAGACGACGGCCTGCACGCGGTCGCGCAGCCCGAGCTTCTGCAGCATGCGTGACACGTGCGTCTTCACGGTCGTCTCCGAGACGAACTCCGACTGCGCGATCTCCGAGTTCGACAGGCCGCGTGCGACCTGCAGCAGGATCTCGTGCTCGCGCGGCGTGAGCGTGGCGAGGGATGCGGGCGGCGCCGCGGGCGCCTCGGCGTGGCGGGCGAGCAGCGTGCGCGTCGCCGACGCGGCGACGACCTCGCTGCCGCCGTGCACGGCGCGCACGGTCGCGAGCACGAGCTCGGGGTGCGCATCCTTCAGCAGGAAGCCGCTCGCGCCGGCGCGCAGCGCGCGGGCGACGGCCTCGTCGAGGTCGAACGTCGTGAGCACGACGACGCGCGCGGCGCTCGACGCCGCGACGATCTCGGCCGTCGCGTCGATGCCGTCGAGCACGGGCATGCGCACGTCCATGAGCACGATGTCGGGCTGCAGCCGCAGCGTCTCCCGCACGGCCTCGCGACCGTCGCCCGCCTCGCCCACGACCTCGAGGTCGCGTTGCGAGTCGACGAGCATGCGCATGCCGCTGCGGAACAGGGCCTGGTCGTCGACGAGCAGCACGCGGATCATGCGACGGCCTCCCAGCGCGGCAGCACGGCCCGGACGATCCAGGCGCCGTCGGAGGGTCCGACGTCGACGTGCCCGCCCGCGATCCTTGCACGCTCGCGCATGCCCACGAGCCCGTGGCCCGACTCGCCAGGCGCCTGCCGCAGGGCGTTGCGCACCGTCAGCTCGACCTGCTCGCCGTGCACGATCGACACGAGCACGGGATGCGTGCGGTCGCCGTGCCGCAGCGCGTTCGTGAGCGCCTCCTGCACGATGCGGTACGCGGCGATGTCGGCGTCGCGCGGCAGCGGACCGGGGATGCCGTGCTCGCGCACCTCGACGTCGAGGCCCGCGGCGCGCACGCGCTGCACGAGCGTCGGCAGGGCTGCGAGCGACGCGTCGGGATCGGCGGCCTGCGCGTGGCGCAGTCGCTCGAGCAGGCCGCGCACGTCGCCGAGGGCCGCGGACGCCGTCTGGGCGATCTGCTGCAGGCTCTCGTCCTTCGTCTCGACCGAGTCGGCGTAGCGGGCGCCGTTGGCCTGCGCGATGACGACGGCGAGCGAGTGCGCGACGACGTCGTGCATGTCGCGCGCGATGCCCGTGCGCTCCTGCTCGACCTCCGCGCGCTCGCGCTCGAGCCGCGTCTCCTTGGCGAGCCCCTGGCTGCGCACGATCTCGCCGACGAGGATGCCCGACACGAGCGCAAGGCCGAACAGCAGCGCGAAGCCGAACGTGCCGAGGCCGAACGGCAGCAGGATCTCGACGACCGAGCCCGACGTGCCGACGCCGTAGCCGAAGCGCACGAACCACAGGCCGACGAGCGTCGCGCCCAGCACGGCGACGACGGCGCCGAGGCCGCGCTGCAGGCCGTCGCACCAACGCCCGACCGTGTAGAGCAGCACGAGGATCTGGAACCACAGCGGCGTGAGCGCCGTGAGCTCGGCGCCGACGAACGCGGCGCCCATCGCGAGGGCCGCGAGCAGCGCGAGCATGGGCGCGAGGCGCCGCAGCGCCACGAGCACGCCGAAGCCGAGGCCCACGAGCACGATCCACGGCAGCTCGGGCGACGACAGGCTGATGAGCAGCGACGGCCCGCCGAGCAGGATGCCGAGCACGAGCGCGAGCACGACGTCGAACGTCAGCTGCGCGCGCGTGAGGGATCGGATCACGTCCTCACGCTACGTCCGGCGGGCGTCCGCGCCCGCATCCGACGGCCGGAATCATCCGCTCGGACGACGGCGACGCGCCAGCCGTCCGCGCGTCGGGCACGGCGAAGGGGGCCGGCGATCGCCGACCCCCTTCGCGCGATGCGCGTCAGCCCTGCGCGGACTGGTACGCGCCCTGGATGACGGAGCCCCAGTACGGGCCGTACATCACGCCGGGCTGCGTGTTGTAGCCGAAGCTGTTGACGGAGTTCTGCACGCCGCCCGAGCCCGAGCCGATGAACCACGGTCCGCCCGACGAGCCTCCGGTCATGTCGCACGAGACGCCCTGCGACGTCGTGCCGCCGATGCGGTCGCGCGACGCGGTGCCTGCGCACTGCTGCAGGGTCTCGCCGTTGAACGGGCTCGCCGCCGGGTAGCCGTAGAGCGTGTACGAGAGCCCCGTCGACTGGTTGAACGAGACGCCCGAGGCGCCCACCGTCGCTGCGAGCGTGCGACCGCCCTGGTTCGCGACCACGGCGAAGCCCGTGTCGAAGTTGATGTCGCCGCCGTCGGTCCACTGCGTGGGAGCGACGAGCTCGACGGCCGGCCACTGGCCGTAGGGCGCGGATCCGTTCTCGTAGGCGGGGACGAAGATGAACTCCGACGCGAAGTCGCCGGGGCCCTCGTTGAGGCAGTGGCCAGCGGTCGAGACGGTGTTGCCGTTCGCCGACGTCACGGAGTTGGCCGAGCACACGTAGTCGAGGCCGCCGAGGGTGAAGAAGACCTTGCCGATGTGCGACACCGGGCTGACGCGCGTCGCCTGCAGCACGGGCTGCTCCGCCGCGTACGTCGTCGCCTCGCCATCGGGGGCAGGTGCCGTGTCGAGCTCGCCGATCTGGTCGAGCACGAGCGTGTCGGCCGGGATCGCGGCCTCCATGCGCTCGGGCGTCCAGGCGGTCGTCGCCGCTGCCGTCTCAGCCGCCGGGACGCTGAACGTGTCGACGTCGGCGTCGGCGGGGGCGGGTGCTGCGACCGCCATGCCGCTGCCGAACGCGAGCATCGCTCCTGCGAGTGCTGCGGTCGTGAGGGCCTGGATGCTTCGTCTCATGGGGATCGTGTCCTTCCGTGACTGGTCCGGCGGAGCGCCGGTCCGTCGATCCTGGGCGGCGGCATTCCCTGGCGGACCGGGTTTCGTGGGATCCGACGATCACTCCGTGCGCACCGAGGAATCCCTGCCACCGCCGTGGATCCGCAGATATGGTGAGAAGGACGTCGCAACGGGGTGAGTGAATCTCACAGTTCCCCGAGGGATCGTCGAGTGTTCGCTGGATGCCGCGGCGCGACGACGCCGCGGCGTCACGACGCCGCAGGCCGAGGAGACCTCAGAGCCCGAAGCGTCCCAGCAGCTTCGGGTCGCCCTGCCACTCCTTGGCGATCTTCACGCGCAGGTCGAGGTGCACCTGCTGCCCCACGAGGGCCTCGATCTCGCCGCGCGCATCCTTGCCGATGCGACGCAGGCGCTCGCCGCCGCGGCCGATGACGATGCCCTTCTGGCTGTCGCGCTCGACCCACAGGTTCGCGTACACGTCCGTGATCGGCTTGTCCTCGCGCGCGACGATGTCGTCGATCGTCACGATGATCGAGTGCGGCAGCTCGTCGCGCACGTCCTCGAGCGCCGCTTCGCGGATGAGCTCGGCGACGCGGTCGCTCAGCCGCTCCTCGGTCGACGTCTCGGCGTCGTACAGCGGCGGCGCCTCGGGCAGCAGCTGCGCGAGCTCGTCGAGCAGCACGTCGAGCTGCCTCCCCGTCACCGACGAGAGCGGGATGACGGCATCCCACTCGCGCAGCGTCGCGACCTCGAGCAGCTGCTCGGCGACGCGCTCCTTGCTCGTCGCGTCGACCTTCGTCACGATCGCGACCTTGCGCGCGTTCGGGAAGCCCTCGAGCTGCGCGTCGATGTAGCGGTCGCCGGGGCCGAGGCGCTCGTTCGCCGGCACGCACAGGCAGATGACGTCGACGTCGCCGAGCGTCGTCTGCACGACGGCGTTGAGGCGCTTGCCGAGCAGCGTGCGCGGCTTGTGCATGCCGGGGGTGTCGACGATGACGATCTGCGCCTCGTCGAGGTGCACGATGCCGCGGATGGCGCGGCGCGTCGTCTGCGGCTTCGACGACGTGATGGCGACCTTCTCGCCCACGAGGGCGTTCATGAGCGTCGACTTGCCCGCGTTGGGGCGGCCGACGAACGTCACGAATCCACTGCGATGCGTCATTCCGCCTCCACCTCCGCCGGGGCCAGGCGCTCGACGCGCACGCGGCCCGCCTCGCGTCCTCGGCCGTCGAGCCGCTCGACCGCGAGCCGCAGGCCGTGCGCCTCGACGACGTCGCCGACCTCGGCGATGCGGCCGAGCTCCTTCTGCAGCAGGCCGCCGACCGAGTCGACGTCGTCGTCGTCGAGCTGCATGTCGAACAGGTCGCCGAGCTCGTCGATCTGCAGGCGCGCCGACACGACGAAGGTGCCGTCGGCGAGGGCGACGGCCTCGGCGCCCACGCGGTCGTGCTCGTCGTGGATGTCGCCGATGAGCTCCTCGATGAGGTCCTCGAGCGTCACGAGGCCCGCGATGCCGCCGT
The sequence above is a segment of the Agrococcus jejuensis genome. Coding sequences within it:
- a CDS encoding endo alpha-1,4 polygalactosaminidase gives rise to the protein MRIRPAVLVLAASVSLVGCTASDPAPRVTADDVADRWAQASQGAIDYQLGGAYDPAPGTTIVARDASDPPAEGAFSICYLNGFQTQPADGEWWLEEHPDLVLRDAAGEPAIDPGWPDEMALDTSTPEQREQIAAIVTPWIAGCASDGYDAVEFDNLDSWTRFDGLTMEGNMALAALLVDAAHDEGLWAAQKNALDAGEAGPGAGFDLVVTEECGQYEECAAYAELYGDRHVDIEYVESTSEDDFAAMCEAGDVPPLTVLRDRPLSVEGDDGHVRVPCS
- the recO gene encoding DNA repair protein RecO gives rise to the protein MPVYRDEGVVLTTHHLGEADRIVVLLTREHGKVRAVAKGVRRTSSRFGARLEPFMVADLQLAVGRSLDIVTQAETLGSYADQIMVDYPRYTAAAAMVETADRLTDHDASVQQYLLLVGALRSLSRAEHDPGLTLDSYLLRAMAIAGWAPTFGDCAVSGESGPHTAFVPQLGGMVADAYAPPGVARLDPETVGLLGALLAGDWAVADATGERARGRASGIVGAWVQWHLERGLRSLEHVDRSPQQ
- a CDS encoding isoprenyl transferase, which gives rise to MSERRIPRHPDAVASKPIDWTGQQPPAYEPGSVPAHVAVIMDGNGRWANRQGKTRIEGHQAGEEVLLDVVAGALQAGVQHLSVYAFSTENWKRDPAEVRFLMGFNRKVLHRRRDQLHDWGVRIRWAGRRPRLWRSVIDELQVAERLTADNSRMTLTMCINYGGTVEIADAVRSIAEDVAAGRLKPSGVTERLIRSRMYLPDIPDVDLYVRSSGEQRISNFLTWQGAYAEMVFLDTLWPDFSRTDLWRAIDVYTGRERRFGGAIDAPTV
- a CDS encoding putative Ig domain-containing protein → MRRIAPIGLLAAAFVLLGVAAPASALSYDDGDATGVELDATAPFPGGPSTPTTSQRVFTVDGGGRVGRVEIGLRFTQAQYSCTPGVDGDGETYGIYFADIQYTLTSPAGTTVTLIAGDDFPGNGTASYPGFVDPLTPGGTAPTPDPVDVLLLDDPAVPLVGSTNDGEPETGSFRPTQPLAAFDGELATGDWILTIADMYPRSPHCYSAATFEVGVIPELPGAALPYGVVGRDYETQIPGIPEGSTLAVVDEAAVPAGLAVDAQGVVTGVPEQTGSYAFEATATDEEGTSDPATFTIDVLALPAIDGPATAEATIGEAFSYAPTFYRGVPEADAVATGLPAGLEVDAATAAITGIPEGPAGEYVVDYVADNGLEPAATHQVTITIAEANVPPTTAPPTTDPPTTAPPTTPVPSAPAPTPAPTDPPIGSSLPPTGAVVGWGLVAAAAAAVGAGAALRSRRRRR
- the leuA gene encoding 2-isopropylmalate synthase, producing MKSMQQPSGMPAHRYVPYHEQIRVELPDRTWPSQRIEKAPLWCAVDLRDGNQALIEPMTPERKRIMFQLLVDMGYKEIEVGFPSASQTDFDFVRQLIDDGLIPDDVTIQVLTQCRDHLIRRTFEAIDGAKQAIVHIYNSTSVLQRDVVFRSDREGVKQIAVDGARLCLELEGMLQHTQVRYEYSPESYTGTELDYALDVCNAIIEVLDARPERPVIINLPATVEMATPNVYADSIEWMHRHLARRESVILSLHPHNDRGTGIAAAELGYMAGADRIEGCLFGNGERTGNVDLVALGLNLLTQGIDPEIDFSDLDHIRRTAEHCNQLRVPERSPWAGDLVYTAFSGSHQDAIKKGFERMAADAAAAGKSVDEMPWAVPYLPIDPKDVGRSYEAVIRVNSQSGKGGVAYLLKTDHGLDLPRRLQVEFSNIVQARTDSEGGEVSSDAIWQIFGDEYLPNPSREAEDQWGRFELREVASQSSLGGETRLTVVLRDEQTLRDAESSGNGPIDALLSLLKAEGVEVSLLDYVEHTLAAGQDAQAASYVELELGGERFWGVGIDHSTSHASLRAIVSAVNRGLRMRVAAGASAASA
- a CDS encoding glycine--tRNA ligase, with protein sequence MPTSRLDQVINLAKRRGFVFQAGEIYGGSRSSWDYGPLGVALKENIKRQWWKTFVQGRDDMVGLDSSIILPQKVWHASGHVATFTDPLVESLHTHKRYRADHLIEAYEAKHGHPPENGLADIKDPETGQPGSWTEPRSFSGLMKTYLGPVDDEEGLHYLRPETAQGIFVNFNNVVTTARRKPPFGIGQIGKSFRNEITPGNFIFRTREFEQMEIEFFVPPADAPEWFDRWVADCEAWFHDLGLKAENIRHLDVPDGERAHYSARTIDLEYRFGFQGSEWGELMGVANRTDYDLSTHSEASGKKLEYFDQAANERYTPFVIEPSFGLTRSLMAFLIEAYDEEEVPNSKGGTDTRTVLRLDPRLAPVKAAVLPLSRNEQLSPLAREVAQSLRKHWAIEFDDAGAIGRRYRRQDEVGTPFCITVDFDSLEDQAVTVRERDTMQQQRVPIAELEGFLAQALVGA